One window of the Pirellulales bacterium genome contains the following:
- a CDS encoding LemA family protein, protein MGVAAGMIGVVFLVGLLILLVLVVFVVGIYNSLVTLRNKFKNAYSQIDVQLKRRNDLIPNLVETAKGYMSHERETLEAVERARGAAVSAQQAAAAKPGDPAAMQGLMGAETALNGALGRLLAV, encoded by the coding sequence ATGGGTGTTGCAGCGGGCATGATCGGCGTCGTGTTTCTCGTGGGCCTGCTGATCCTGCTGGTCCTCGTGGTCTTTGTCGTCGGCATCTACAACTCGCTGGTCACGCTGCGCAACAAGTTCAAGAACGCCTACTCGCAGATCGACGTCCAGCTCAAGCGCCGCAACGACTTGATTCCCAACCTGGTCGAAACGGCCAAGGGCTATATGAGCCACGAGCGCGAGACGCTCGAGGCCGTCGAGCGCGCCCGCGGTGCGGCCGTGTCGGCCCAGCAGGCCGCGGCCGCGAAGCCCGGCGACCCGGCGGCTATGCAGGGATTGATGGGCGCCGAGACGGCGTTGAACGGGGCCCTGGGCCGGCTGTTGGCCGTC